In the genome of Cyanobacterium stanieri LEGE 03274, the window CTGGTGACATAAATCTTAGTGGCGCTAGTATCTTCCGCATAGTAGGTGGGAACATTTGTGCCTGTGGGTAGGCTTAATGTGCCATTTTGCTGGGAAATATTACCATTATTATTGTAGATAGGGCGGTTATTTTGATTAGGATTAAAGCCCCTACCTGGAAAAGACTCATTGCGAAAATGTCTGGAATTGCTACTTTGGGCAGCTACGGAAGTGATACCAGTGCTAGAAATCATCCCCATACAAAGGGCAAGGGAAATAATAGATTTTGATTTGGCAAAGGAAAAAACTTTTTTGGAAGTTAAATTAGACATAATAATAAAATACTTTTCAAATCATCAATTAATATATTTAGACCATCTTAAATAGTAAAAAGTTCCTTAGTTATAATTTTTCTGATCCAATTTTTGTCTGATTTGACTATGATATTCCCTGGTGATAGGATAAAAATAGGCAAGAATTATGCCGATAACTAAAACAATGGCAGGTAATACCGAAACCACCAAGCGGATAGCAAGGAGTGCCGAAGAGGGCTGAATGGGGATAGCTTCTCCGGGGATGTTACGGATAAATCCTGATGCGTCTAGGGCAATACCCACGAGGAATAAACCAAGGGCTAGTCCAAATTTTTGTAATAACACCATAAAACCATAAAAAATGCCCTCTCGTCTTTTACCTGTGTTGAGTTCATCAAGATCGATAACATCGGGTATCATAGACCAAGGGATAAGGTAAGCCACGGAGACTCCAAATCCTGCGAGAATGGCAAGAAGATATAGCAAGGTAGTTTGCCCTGGTTGAATGAGAAATAAACCAACTTGGGCGATAATCCAAATGGTTGAGCCGAGGAAATAGACTATTTTTTTGTCTAATTTTTTACCGATCATTTGCCAGACAAATAACATAATTAAGGCTGTACCTTGAACGGCGATCGCAACTTGGGGGAATACGCTTTCGGGTAATCCCATCCAATTCACCACAAAAAAGAGCAAAATGGAGGCGGTGAGTTGTACGGCTAACCATGAGCAAAGATAAATGGCGATGACAAAAAGGAAGGGTTTGTTACTAAAGACGATTTTTAGTTGACGGAAAAAGGGTATTTGTTCTTGATTTTCTTTGTTTTTGCTTTCTTCTGCTATTAATAAATGTGGTTCTATTTTACCTGTGATAAATGTCCATGCCATGGCACTTAACATGATGGTAAAAAACAAAAAAATAATACTTTCAAATATATCTTGAGGTGTGGTACTATTAACAATCTTGAAAATAGCAAATATAGCTAATATTGTGGCAATTGCTATTAATAAAAAACCCAAATTTTTACGCTTTGGTTTAGTTAACAATGGTTTTTTACCCCTTTCTTGTAGTTGTAAGGGACACCAAACTAAGGCAACTAAGGCAATTAAACTCGATAAAAGTCCGAGAATTAAATATTTTTCTTGGTCTTGACCATCATAAATATCAAAGATAATTCCTGCTAATATTAACGAAAAAATACTAGCCCCAATGGAAAAACTAAAACGAAAACTGTTTAAACTGGTGCGCTCGTTATAATCTTTGGTTAACTCTGGGGTAAGGGCTTGATAGGGTAAATTGACGGAGGTATAGCAAATGTGAAAGGCGATCGCCACTAGCATATAATAGATGAATAGATAGATATTATTATCAAAATTAGGTACTATCCACATCAAGCTAAAACAAAGCACAAAAGGAATCGCCCCAAGTATCATCCAAGGAATGCGACGGCCCCAAGGGGTTGAGGTGCGATCGCTTAACATTCCAATGATAGGATCATTAATAGCATCACTAATCTTACCAATCATTAAGATACTACCAGCCAAACTAGGGCTTAAACCCGCCACATTAGTAAAAAAAGGCAACAGGAAAAAAATTAATAAATTAGCAGATAAAGCAGTGCCAACATCTCCCGCCCCAAAAGCTAATTTCGTTGTAAAAGCTAACTTTTCCGTCTTCTTTGTAGATGCAACCATCTTTTTTTCTTCCTAAAAATTAGTATGGGGGAGGAGTCCAATATTTATAAAATAAAACCCAAAGTTAAATATAGCATTCTTATTTATTAAGTTATGAATTATTAACTAACCTCTTTTCCCCAAGAAAACAACCGATATTATATGAACAACAGTAAACCTAATAACCATAACATTTAGTTTAGGTTTTAAACTATCAATAAACTCTTAATCCATG includes:
- a CDS encoding MFS transporter; this encodes MVASTKKTEKLAFTTKLAFGAGDVGTALSANLLIFFLLPFFTNVAGLSPSLAGSILMIGKISDAINDPIIGMLSDRTSTPWGRRIPWMILGAIPFVLCFSLMWIVPNFDNNIYLFIYYMLVAIAFHICYTSVNLPYQALTPELTKDYNERTSLNSFRFSFSIGASIFSLILAGIIFDIYDGQDQEKYLILGLLSSLIALVALVWCPLQLQERGKKPLLTKPKRKNLGFLLIAIATILAIFAIFKIVNSTTPQDIFESIIFLFFTIMLSAMAWTFITGKIEPHLLIAEESKNKENQEQIPFFRQLKIVFSNKPFLFVIAIYLCSWLAVQLTASILLFFVVNWMGLPESVFPQVAIAVQGTALIMLFVWQMIGKKLDKKIVYFLGSTIWIIAQVGLFLIQPGQTTLLYLLAILAGFGVSVAYLIPWSMIPDVIDLDELNTGKRREGIFYGFMVLLQKFGLALGLFLVGIALDASGFIRNIPGEAIPIQPSSALLAIRLVVSVLPAIVLVIGIILAYFYPITREYHSQIRQKLDQKNYN